TGTCGTTCCATCAAGAAGAAGCCGAAGCGCTTGTGTCCATGGCGAAGGATTCCGTGGACAGGGGCGACGCGGTGGTGCTCATGCCGCGCAAACTTTCGGAATTGAATTTGTTCCGCAGGCTTTTGAAAGAGTCTGAACTGCCTGTGGTAGATTATCCTTCTGTCGAGAAGGGCTCCGTCTCCTTGGTGACTCGTTTTGGACTCTCCCGTGAAATTCTTTTGAAATCCAGGAGCGCTGTTGTGGGCGGCTCGTTTGACCGCCGCTTGGGCATTCATGATTTTTGGGAACCTTTGCGGATGGGCGTTTCCACTTGTGTCGGTCCCTACGCCAAAGGGCACGACGATGTGGTGGCGAAACTGGTGAATGCGCATGTGGTCGCGCAGATCCTTACGCCTGCAGATTTCTTGCGCCGCCGTCACCCTTCGCCCGATGCGGTGCGGACGTTCTTGATGGCCGAGCGAATGAAGGTTTTGAATTCTTATAAGTTGTTGTTGAATTTTATAAAAGGGATTTTATGAAAAAGGTGATTCTTGCGACTCCCCGCGGATTCTGTGCCGGCGTAGACCGCGCCATTCATGTGGTGGAACGCGCTATTGAAAAATTTGGAACCCCTATTTACGTGCGCCACGAAATCGTGCACAACAAGTTCGTGGTGGATACCCTCAAGTCCAAGGGCGTTGTCTTTGTCGATGAACTGGACGAAGTCCCGTCGGGCTCGGTCGTGATTTTCTCTGCCCATGGGGTCGCCGAAGAGATTTATGCCGATGCCGAAAAACGCGGACTGCAGGTGCTGGATGCTAGCTGTCCGCTGGTGCTCAAGGTGCATTTCAGTGCCAAGCGCCATTACGCCGCCGGCCGCCATATCATTCTGATCGGGCACGCGGGCCATGCCGAAGTGGAGGGCACTTTGGGCCAACTTCCGCCGGGCGCCATCACGCTGATCAAGAACGAAGCCGACGCACGGGCGGTGGAAGTCCCCGCTGACAAGGAACTCGCCTATATTACGCAGACCACGCTTTCGGTGGCCGAAACCCGCAAGATTATCGAAGCGCTCAAGGAACGTTTTCCCAACATTATCGGTCCCGATGCGGGGGACCTCTGCTATGCGACGGGCAATCGTCAGGCGGCGGTCCTCGATCTCTGCTCCAAGGTGGACATGCTTCTGGTGGTGGGCGCCAAGAATTCCTCCAATTCCAGCCGACTGATGGAACTTGGCCTTGAACAGGGAATTCCGAGCCATTTGATCGCTTCGGTCGAGGATTTGGAAATGAGTTGGTTCGATAAAATTGAATCGGTGGGTATTTCAAGTGGTGCAAGTGCTCCCGAAGTGCTCGTTCAGGGGGTGGTAGACTGGATAAAAGAGAAATTTGCCCCCGTAGAAATCGAAAATTTCGTAAAATTGGTCGAATCTACCAAATTTAACCTGCCAAAGGCATTGCAAGATTGATAATTTAACCTTGACGGAATAGCGATTTTTTTCTAAAATTGCGTCCGTTATAAAACAACGGAGTTTATTATGAGCCGCATTTGTGAAGTTACCGGCAAGGCCGGCCTCGTGGGCAACATGGTTTCCCACTCTAACCGCAAGAAGTTGATGAAGCAGCTGCCGAACCTTCAGAAGAAGCGTTTCTACATTCCTGAAGAAGACCGCTGGGTGACCCTCCGCGTTAGCGCTGCTGGTCTCCGCACGATCAACAAGCTTGGTATCCAGGCTGTTGCTCAGGAACTCGGCATCTAATCTAGATTTTCTAAGGTTTGCCAAGATTCGCCGCCTAACGGGGTAATCCCTCGCTAGGTGGTTCTTTGTGTTTATATAAAAGCGTCAATTTATGCCAGTTCTCCGGCTTTGTCGGGGAATTTTTGTTTTATGTTGAAAAACAATTACGAATAGCCAATAACTAGTGGCTTTTTGTGCGTCTAAATGCCCTTATTTTGCTATTTTAGCGTTATATGCGCAAGTTTGCCTATTCATTGATTGCCTGTGTGGCTAGTGTTTTTGTTGCCCAGTCTTTTGCCCAGCCCCGTGACCTTTTTGCGGAGTTCGAGGCCGAAGCCGAAGCGGCTCAGTCCAGTGCGGCTGTCCAAGCCGCTCCGAGTTCCAGTAGCGTTGCGGCAAAGCCTGCTCCTGCTGCGAAACCCGCCCCTGCCTCTAGCAGCAGTGCGAAGGTCTCGTCCAGCTCGGTCGCTTCTTCCAGCAGTGTCCCGCAGTCCTCTAGTAGCGTCGTTGCTTCTAGTTCTAGCGTAGCACCGTCTTCTAGCTCCGTCGTCGTTTCCTCCAGTAGCGAAGTTCCGGCTCCGGTTGATTCCGCGGCTGTTGCCGAGGCTCCGGCTGATGCGGACTCTGCCCTTGTAGATACTCTCGCTGGCGATTCCGTCAGGGAAATGACTCCTGAAGAAGCTTATGCCGCCGAAATGAGAAGGCATAACGAAGAAAACCGCATCCGCGATTCTCTCGCGATGGCGGGTTCCTCTTCTTCTGCAGACGTTCCGTCCTCTAGCAGCATGAACCGTCGCGAACTGCTGGGCCCTGTCAAGGTGTCCAAGGTGAACGGTATCGACGAAATGAAGGGCCGTTACAAGAGCCCGCGCAAGGCTTTGTTCATGTCCTTGGTGGTGCCGGGTTCCGGTCAGATGTATGTGGGCGGTTCCAATTTCACTTATGTCCGCGGCGGCATTTACCTTGCTTTGGAAGCGGGTCTTTGGGGCGGCTGGTATTATTACTCCGTGAACAAGTACGACAAGCAGGTCGACAGGTATAAGAAGTATGCCCAGACGCATTATTCCATTGGCCAGTACGAAAAGCGCATGCGCGGCCTGTATAACGCCGACGCCGTGAACTACGAATCTGAATTCCGCCGTCGCTACCTGGGTACGCGCGAAACCTTCTGCGAAGGCATTTTCGGGACGGCAACTACGCACCGTTGCTACGACCGCGACAAGCTCTATTCGGGTGATGCGGAATACGTAAATGATTTCGTGAAGAATCCGAAGAGTCTGAAGGAAGAAATGAAGAAGGTCAAGTTCGAATCCCCGTCCGAAGTTTATCAGCTGATTGCTGACGACGCCTATATTCTCGGTTGGGACGACATTGGTGATGAAGATGTCGCCGTGGCAACGTCGCTTGCTCTTGAAGATCCGAACAGCGCTACAGAGCCGCTGGCAAAGACGGAGTCGGACCACCAGAAGCAATACCGCAGCATGCGTGGCAAGGCCAACGACTACGCCGACATGCAGGCTTGGTTCTTTGGCGGTCTCATTCTGAACCATATCATTTCGGCTGTCGATGCCGCCATTACGGCTAATTCGCACAACAAGGCCCTGTACGAAGAAGAACTTTCTTGGTACGACCACTTGCATTTCGATAGCGGATTGTCTTTTGTAGACGGCTTTGGTTTTAACGTGCAGGCA
This genomic window from Fibrobacter sp. UWB5 contains:
- the ispH gene encoding 4-hydroxy-3-methylbut-2-enyl diphosphate reductase, whose translation is MKKVILATPRGFCAGVDRAIHVVERAIEKFGTPIYVRHEIVHNKFVVDTLKSKGVVFVDELDEVPSGSVVIFSAHGVAEEIYADAEKRGLQVLDASCPLVLKVHFSAKRHYAAGRHIILIGHAGHAEVEGTLGQLPPGAITLIKNEADARAVEVPADKELAYITQTTLSVAETRKIIEALKERFPNIIGPDAGDLCYATGNRQAAVLDLCSKVDMLLVVGAKNSSNSSRLMELGLEQGIPSHLIASVEDLEMSWFDKIESVGISSGASAPEVLVQGVVDWIKEKFAPVEIENFVKLVESTKFNLPKALQD
- the rpmB gene encoding 50S ribosomal protein L28, with the translated sequence MSRICEVTGKAGLVGNMVSHSNRKKLMKQLPNLQKKRFYIPEEDRWVTLRVSAAGLRTINKLGIQAVAQELGI